CAGATAGCGGTACAGCTTGCCTAAGTGGATGCGGTCCTCGACCGCCGCGCCCTCGGGCAGGCGCCGTGCGAGAGCCCGTTCGAGCACCGTTTGCACACCGTGCTCGGCGTAGACCTCGGCCACGGCGGCGTGCGCCACCGCGGGTGCGATGCCGAGTGCGGCGATCTCCCGCTCGGCCCGGAGGGGGCCGCGATGGGTTACGCGGGCCGCCCGACGGGCATGCACGCGGGCGGTACGGCTGTCGTCGAGCGCGCCCTCCTGCTGCAGGCGGGCGACGGCGGCCT
Above is a genomic segment from Acidobacteriota bacterium containing:
- a CDS encoding RecX family transcriptional regulator, with amino-acid sequence MVEGLRRRGFDSGGIEAAVARLQQEGALDDSRTARVHARRAARVTHRGPLRAEREIAALGIAPAVAHAAVAEVYAEHGVQTVLERALARRLPEGAAVEDRIHLGKLYRYLVRQGFEPRMVTATLRNRAAAPAPADDEEPS